The DNA region gcaccaaCCCTCCGCTGACAGCTCCGGGAGCCTGCTGTCCGGCCTGGGCCTCGGATCCCTCCAGAGCTCCCGCAGCAATGCCTTTGCCGACTCCTCGTCGTTATTCGCCAAAATGAGCGCCCCTCCCCCATCCATCTCCCACCAGAGCCAGTCGTCGTCCTCGTCTCACAGCTCCAGGAAGTCCAGTAAGATGAGCactagcagcagcagcagtagcggGAGCTCCACCTCGGGGTACCCCCAGTTCCTGCGGCCTTTCCACCCGGCTGAGGCGGCGCTGGCTCAGGAGCAGCTCCACTCCGGGATGGGACGTTTTGACTTTGCCGGAAGCAGCAGTGGAGGAAGTGCAGGGGTCATCGGCGGCGTCGTCACACCCGCGCCCCCTCCTCCACCGCTGCATCCCGGCCTCTCTGTCCCGCAGCCCTCCACTGGTCCCCCGTCGTCCTCGCCGTCTCCCTCCACTTCTTCATCAGCCTCCAACAACCCCTCCAGCAGCACTGCGGTCCCGTTAGTCGGCCAGTCGGACCCCCGCAGCCTCCACCAGCAGTTCAGCTGCATGCTTGCCGCCAACCAGTACTTCCTGTCCGGCGTCCCCACCAATAGCAGCCTGGAGCAGTTCCTCGTCCAACAAGGCACTCACAACCACTTGGGCTTGGGTCTGAGCCAAGGGGCCAGCGACTCAAACTCGGCCCTGGCCCCTCCCCCCGCCCTCCACTCCTCGCACAGCCACAGCCACACAGCTCCGCCGcctcagcagcaacagcagcagctgacccCGCATGCCTTATCTCACCCACACAGCCACACTCACCACCCGCACCCGCTCCACCCGGCCCCCCAGCCCGCCCCACTGGGTGGCTTTGATTTCCAAGGCATTCCTGTCCTTTCCTCCAACCAGATAGCATCACTAATGCAGCAAGAGGCCGGCcttcccctccccctccccctgcATCTGTCCCTTTCTAAAGACGATGCAAAGACAGGTGACTCGTCCTCGTCGACTTCGAGCGGAGGAAGCAGGAGGAAGAAAGCGATGGCGGGCTACCTGCCTCAGAGGaaagcagacagcagcagccacagtcacagcagccacagcagcagcagcgtcacTAACTGCCACAACAGCAGCTCAAGTGGGCACAGTCAGAGCTCCTCGTCGGGCCTCGTGGGAGGAGGATCCGGGGGTGTCGGGATAAGTGGCATTGGAAGCGAGCCACctcactcctctctcctctcatcgTCCTCACAGCAGCGGTCATCCTCCTCCGTCTCTTCCTCCTCGTCTGCCCCTCCCACATCTAACTCCACCTCTGTGCTCGTAGCCAATGGGAACCAACAGTTGTCCAAATCACAAGATAGTAACAGTTCATCCGGCCAGCCCGAACCGGAGCCCCTTTACCACTGCGGTGAGTGTGGTAAAACCTTCACCCACCTCTCCAGCCTCCGAAGGCACCTCCGCAGCCACGGCTTGACACCCGAAAGTCAAAGCAGGAAGTCAAACTGTAACTCCCCGAGCCCAGAGAGGATATTCTGCTGCGGCGAGTGTGggaagagatttaaaaagaggGGTCACCTCATCCAACACAGCGTCACCCACTCCGAAAACCGGCCGTTTGTCTGCAACATCTGCCAAAAGTCCTTCAACCGGCGAGAGTCGCTCACGAGACACGAGAAGATTCACGACGAGAAGCCTTTCCGCTGCCCGGCATGCGGACGGTGCTTCCGCGAGAGCACGTCTCTTCTCAACCACGCTGCTTCAGGCGCCTGCGGGAAACCTCCCCGGAGTTCAAAAAACAGAGCCAGCAGCAGCGGGAGCGGCGCGTCGTCCAACCCGAGCAGCAGTAAAATGGCGAGCAGCGGAGACAGGGTGGGAATCCCCAATGATGGGGCAACAATGGCTAACGACAAGTATGCAACAGATTATTCCAGAAATCGCTACCAGAATCAGTCGTCCTACAACAGCGGGGTCGAGGACTACAGGCGATCGCAGTCCTCGTCGCTGTATTCCTCAGAGAGCGCGCTCGCAAGTGAAATGACCAGCCAAACTCTGCGAAAGGCCCCTTTAGCCCCAACGCTTCATCCCCACCCACAGAGCCAgcagcaccaccaccaccaacagcCTCAACAACAGCcacacctccctctctcctccctgttGGATGATTCGGAGGATGAGGTCACCAGCAGTGCGATGTCAGCCATCGCCGCTGCAGCCGCCGCCTCTTGtgatataaacacagaaagcCGGGAAGGAGAGAGACGGGATATTATCGGAGGCTTGCTGGGAGGGTTGGGGTTTAACATGGGTGGACCGTCATCCACGTCCAGCCTCAACGGTTCCACCATCCCTCTGACGCACCCGAGCCAGCCGCACTCGAAGCCTCGGCGGCCGAGGAAACCCCGAGAGAAGAGAGACCCAAATACCATCgtcaggaggagaaggagccCCGCGCCTCCGGGCGACGGCTCAGAGAGGCCGTACAGCTGCCAAATTTGCGGCAAACGTTTCAGACGGGCGGAGACCCTGCGGCGCCACAACCGCGTCCACACGGGGGAGAAGCCGCACGCCTGTGATGTCTGCGGCAAAATGTTCCGCGAGCCGTTCCACCTCACCAAGCATCTGACCGTGCACTCGGGTCAAAAGAACTACAAATGCAACCTGTGCGGGAAGATGTTCGCCTATGCACAGAGCCTCGTGAGACACGGGAAGCTGCACAGAAAAGGGGAGATCGACAGCCAGGGGAGGAGAATCAaaggtgctgctgctgccgccgccgccgctgctgccgcCATCAGTCAAGTCACCCCCTCGGGAAACTCTGACTATTTCTCATCCTGCTCCCAAGGTGAAAAGTCTCCGACGTCTGGCACCCCCTCCCAGAGGCTTTACACCTGCACGGTGTGCTGGAAGTCATTCCGCCACTACTTCCACCTGACGGCGCATCAGCAGACGGTCCACGGCGGCGGGGTCGGGCTGGAAAAGTCTTTTCGCTGTGAAGTTTGCGGTAAAGCCTTCGCCTACTCCAACAGCTTAGTGCGCCACAAGCTGTCCCAGCACGGCATCGACCGCAACGGCCAGCGTGTAAACCAGTCCCAACCTTCCGGTTACTCGCCGCTCTTCTATGACGCTGGATCAGGGTCAAACTACGCCGGGTCGTCTCACATGCAGCAAGGGGCACccgggcagcagcagcagcagcagcaacaacaacagccaccgccgccgccacaacagcaacagcaacagcaacaacagctgCAGCACCCTTTTCACTACCGCtcaaaaaacttccaaaaacggcatggacagacaaaaaagcagagaaaaaaaaaacggcggGTGGTGATCCACAGCATCATGAGAGATGGGAAGCTGGTGGGTGTCCCTCTAAGTAAAGACACCCGCAGGAAGCTGATGGTTCTGAGGAAGCGGCAGGGCAAACTACAGGCGcagctcaacaaaaaaaagctcctgGCGCAGCTGAGGATGAAAGGTGGCATCATGAAGGTGAAGTCGTGGTGCGGCGGCGCCGTCAGAGTCACCGGGCTCACCTCCATGGATGTCCCCATCAGACGCTTCCCCTGCCCCATCTGCCCCAGCGCCACATACGCCAAGAAGGGCTCCCTGCTGCTCCACCATGCCATCAAGCACCCGCCGAGAAACTCAGGCCGCTACGCCCGTCTGCGATGCCAGGTGTGCGGGAGACGCACCAGCTCGTTACACAAAGCCTTGAAACACAGGGGCCAGCATCTCAAACAGGCCGCCTTCCAATGCCACAAATGCCGACACCGCTTCTGGAACCCGCGGCTCCTGGCCCGCCACAAGTTCTGCTGTCGGGCGGCGGCCGCCGACAGGAACTGGGAACTGCTGAGGATGAAATCACCATTGTCAGATGGCGACCACTCGCCAATCCAGCCGGCGGTCCCAGTTCTGCCTGAGAGATCAACAGTTCTGACTGAGTACAGtcagtgaaacacaaacagttttttagactagattgttttgatgtttattttttttaaataatccgAAAAGCAAGTTTTTAACAGAACAAGACGGGAGAGCGGGGACTGTTTAGTGTAACTAATATCCCCACGCCGCTCCCGATAAATCTGCAATCCTAACTTTACTGCAGCAGAGGTGGTTCATAAATTAGTGGACTTCAAAAGGCCTAAAATCAGAACCACGCTCCTTGCCTGTCCCCCTTTCCTCTGAGGTAGAGGTACTCTAGACCACGTGACTATTTTAGTAGCACctgtttgaaaaatgcattaatcCTTTTCcgccatattttatttttattttttccattagcAGTGTTTGCGCATAAATACGGATTGGATGCCTATCGTAGAAGTGAGGTACCTTTTTAGTaccagtttattttttcaaaatggtcTTCACATTATTCACAGTTAATCCGTATAGTCCGTGTCTCTTGCtctgtatgtgtttatttgttacCCCGGTGGAGAATCTCTCACTTTTTATACCGAGATCTGCCCTCAACGTAAATAAAtcttttaaggaaaaaagaaaggaggagaaaaaaggtaGTTGAAAGCGACTGAAAAATGAGCTaggacaaaacagaaaaaaagtgttggtgaccttgtttttaatgtacactacttttgtcattttttaaagaggcGTGCGTAGAGAGAAAACACGACTCAAACTGTTAATGTGTTCAGGATCTGAAAAGGACAGAAATAACCGGAGTGTACTGTACAATTcgtattatattttattatatattgattatttgctgttttttactCCAAGTATCATTTCTTTTATCATTGTTGGTATTGTATGGGTGGGAGGGAACGAGTCGGGGACTATCTTTGTAAAACAGCGGGACGAGTATATGTATcgatgtgatatttttttccccctccttgTACCCCCTTTTACCTGCTCCCTCATTGCCACAGTTATGCCCAATTTTTGTAACAAAAGCGTGTACACATAGTTCATTACTTAGGTCCTGTCCAGacgtgttttttcttttttttctgtaaaactaaaacatgtaATATTATTACTAAATTACTATCCTTTTCTTTGCCTAAAAGTGAGTTGTTGAAAAccctcaaataaaaaaaaaatgaaatggtaCTGTTGGTTTAAGTGTATGTTAAAAACTGTCTAGTAGTTGGAGATAATAGTGTTTATATTCAAGCTTTATTTTAGGTCATAAAAATACGATTCATGTATCCTTAATTTGCTGGAATTTTTCCTGGATTGAACTGTAATTTGGTGCTAATTGTATGGAAAATAGGATTTTACTTGagagaaatgtttaatttaaagctgctccaagaaaaaaatcaatttttaatttatttaaaatacatgacttttcatctgacaaaaaaaaatgtatatattaatttCCAAATTTCAATTTTAGCATTTGAATATGTAGATAAACTTTTAACTCTATGCAAgtgtccactccgctctcatttTACTGCCGATGTCTCCGCCACTGTCCCCTCTTACTCTCTGCCAGTGTCCGCTCCGCTCCTTCTCTCCGCAGGTGTCCCCTCCGCTCTTACTCTCCGCAGGTGTCCCCTCCGCTCTTACTCTCCGCAGGTGTCCCCTCCGCTCTCATTCttcacatctcagcctttcacaCCCTCAGGTAATGATAGAACAAAAAGAAATCGTTGGTATCAGTTGAAATAATCGTAATCGTgcattgctgtttatttttgtgtgtatgaaaacagaagatctgggggttttttttgtttttcattttaatgttttcattgtttatatattcaaaactcTCCGCAGGTGTCCCCTCCGCTCTTACTCTCCGCAGGTGTCCCCTCCGCTCTCATTCttcacatctcagcctttcacaCCCTCAGGTAATGATAGAACAAAAAGAAATCGTTGGTATCAGTTGAAATAATCGTAATCGTgcattgctgtttatttttgtgtgtatgaaaacagaagatctgggggttttttttgtttttcattttaatgtttgttatttatatcGCACCTTTggaaacaaagttacaaagtgctttacaataaaaaaatcaacaataataaagcaaaaaaaagtgcaatatataaaacaagGTAAAAGAATCTGTAGTCAAGTAGATCATTTAGAGTTGGTTAAAAttgctgatttctttttttttttttgtatgggCAATCCAGATATGATCAGGTTAGAAATGGTATGTTTTGTGTAGCTGACGTCGACGTGAGTATCCGAGGAAGATTTGCAGCTGCTGTTAAACTCCTCGTccgtttccattaaccctttcagGCTCTGACCCCGTGAAGATCCGGCCATGAATCCCGGATCTGAACACAAAAACTTTcataatgacacaaaaaaacagcaattcaACATTAACTTCCATCCCCGAAAGCTTGTTTGAGACAATTAACCCACTGTTGTCTATTTTTATCCACCCTTTCCTCCTACAGGGACACTGAAGTGGTTTCTCTGGGTGACACATGCAGCCTGCAGCCCCCACGCACACGGCAGCAGTTAGACTttgacagagctgcagctccAGATACATCAGTGACGGGAGGTCAGGTGTTGTGCACCTGGAGCATGCGGTCAGGTGAGCTGTTTATGCCTTGATTACCCAGCTGCCCCCCCGTTTTATACTGGGGAGGCTCATGTGCACCGCTGACACGTGTCACACAAAACATGatggaaaagagattttttttatttggcattgtatgtttctgcaaagcaaCGATACGTTACATTTCTACGTTTTATATGCATCATATCAATTCTAAAGTGACGCAAAACCACTGCTTCTTACCAGCaaataaaattgttgttttttacagtcattgttcggtttcctgctgggatagtgccagaaaaagtgtttgttttttaccgaGACATTGATGCACTTGCAGCCAGAATAGTGTCGTGAAAAGgggctgtttattttattttattagacatttaagtgttttcagctggaaCTATTTGGGGTTAGAATGACCCCAAGGacacaaaacatgatcttttctgaACTATGAgtgatttttgtgtctaaacctaacctcacATATACTACAGCTCTGTTAAAACGGTTAAGAAACATGaaatttcaacatatttgctCTATAATAATGCACAAATGCAACATGTGTTTTCAGGAAAcggttttcagaaacatataatGCCAACGTTTTCATCTGGCAACTTTTGCTGCAAAAGTCACCCTTTCGTGATGTTCGAAACAACACGCCGGAAAAACAGCCCTGTTTCAGCTTTGCTTTTTCCAGCTGATGAAGACAtgattgttttgtacttttagtttgcataaggtgccagagtgcaaaaaaacagcattaaaatagagcttgtttatgaaGAAAAACCCAGatgtgccagtggaggatcccccacacccacCAGCAGAGGTCATGGTTCAGCCCCtaatggcctaaaatcctagaaatgtcctaaaatctgggaaatgtcttaaaatcctagagaagtgccataaaataaaataaaataaaaacagaatatcatgaaaaaagttattttttcttcgtaatttaattcaaaaaggtAAACTTTCATATAATGTATATTGATTACAAtcaatttgaaatatttcaagattttttttgtaataattttgatgattatggcTTATAGCTCATGGAAATGAAAAATCCGGCATCtcaaattattagaatatttccaaaaatgattttaaaaaaaaagtttctgggggaaaaaaaacttctggGGAAGacttcttgtgctttttttgtttgtttgttttgctgttgttttgggttttttttttttttttacgtttttctAGCTATATAGGTCGTAattatcaaaatttaaaaatataaatgctttaaacattttagtgtACATGTAATAAGTCTAGAAATTTAACAATTACACTTTCTTGAATAACAGATggaaatattgaactttttcacACTATTATAAATTTTCTTAGATGCACCTGCATATCATACCAGTGTCACGCAGCTGCAGACTGATATTTGGCTATAACGCTGTGGTGCATTACCAACAAATGTCCACTAGATGGCGCCGTGTAAACACAGTTTGAATGATGGCTACCTCCCAGCTCCTGCAGGAGAGGAACGAGGGGAAATAATCTGAATTGGAGACATGAAACTCAGATCACACATTAGTGGAGTCAAGCTGTTGTCCCTCACTTTCACTGATGCATGCcagcgtacacacacacacacacacacacacacacacacacacacacacacacactcctctcgtgtgcatgtgtgtgtgagtgtgacagaGATAATTTTGGCCTTCTACTACTCGCACATTCCTGTCATGTATATTTGACAGCACAGTCATCAGATAGGACTTGCAGGCTTTTTTCCAGGTCTTCCAGGAACTGTTGTTCCCACAGTGCAGCTGCTGCGTCTCATTCATGAATCAGCCCAATTAGTATCAACAGGAAACGCATGCCGCGGCAGGTTGATGTGGGATTTACTACTTTACTTCCTGTAGAGGCTGTTATTATTAGGATGTTATTGGAGGTAGAGACTTGCTGTTGTAGCTTTCACTCAGATCTGCTCAAAAAACACGTGACAGGACATGATTAACATGATCAAACATGACTATTgagtacatactgtatgtgtgcacgtgacagaaaaaaaaacatgcgaAGATTAAGAAAAtcagatttgtatttatttatttatttatttacagtgcaaattaattttgcagaatatttaaacactgcaaaaatataaagacataatataagataaaattcagaaaatttaTGATggaatatataaacatatataagaATACTGCTTAAAGACAGGAAGAGTTGTACAGCAATATCCAAATTATTGTTCAGGGGATGTAAAAGTTCATATTATAATActggtgaaaaaacaacattagcctaacatgtcaacaaaaacaagaacattctCATTATTATTCAAATTAGTATACATATTACaatcatttattataattatttgttgttgtagttgtagtagttatcgtatttgtcattttacactttggatatatttttattctgtatttcagtgattttttaaattattttgctactttattttatttttcatgtgtattattattattattagtggtaGTACTAGTAATCGTAATGTTGTCATTTTGGACATATTGTTTTATagattctttttaaatgtttaattttttttttgtaaatgttactGTATTcaatttatttgacttttttttacttctttatttttattttcaatcatAGTTTTTGAATTTATCACAAAtatataattgtttttatttatttttttcacactaaTCCACCCAGTcgtccccctccctccctccctttgtttcccctcctcccccctccagACGGCCTGTCACGCGGCAGTAGCATGGGGAAACCTGTGGGCGGAGATTGTGACCTATTTTTGGCCAATGGGAGGCCGGGAGAAGCAGCGAGTGACCTAGATTCAGCCAATCGCGGCGCGGCAGGGTCGCCGGTAGGCAACAGTCGGCGCGTGCCGGTGCCATGTGCTTCTTCGGTGTGCAGAGCGCGAGAGACAGATCAGGACATTTAACAGGGAGAAAAACAGCCGAAGCGTGGCTCTGACGACCAGTTTTACGGGATTAAGCACAATTTAGCcacttttaaatgtcattatttgaaAACGTTACGGCCTGACGCTGCTGTTTGAGTAAAAACACGCCTTAATATATcgaaaaaagcacataaaaatgtCGTTTTTATGCGTTTGCTCCCGGAAAATCACACTTCTAAGGTTGTATGTAATTGTAAACACgtcttttttttggataaataatGTCAGAGATGTGGTGCGACTATCCACCAACATGTGAGCACCTGATGCGcgtgttttctctgtttgagCTGCTTGTTCTGTCACGTTGTCggtaaaaataatcacattttcccacttttttaaCACAAGTTTAAACATGCAAAGACAGAGCAAAGATCCTGACGTCTCAGGACTGAAGGACTCCCCTCAGTTTGACTCTTTTTATTGGTCTGCGCTGTTGTTTTGGCCTTTCTGTTTAAATGACagcgtgagagagagaagaggagaggggcGGGGCGCGTGCGCGGTCCATCCAGGAAGCAGCTCAGCTCAGGTGGGCGGGTCCTCGTGCGCAACAGTCTCAGATGCGATCCACCATTGGCTAAATTAAGAGGGAGGTGTTGTGTTTTATGCAAATATATGTTGCGTTCATGATCTATCGGAGAATAAAACAACTATTGAAGGTAAGCGCAACAaacatttcagttgttttttctcaCGTTGATTAGATTatatattccttttttattggtttaatgaaacaaagttaaaatttgaaaaaataataaaaaatgcgaggataaaatactgaaaaattcCTCGCAAATTCCACTCAATATATAAGGGAAAATAAGCTTataattagcaaaaagaaagtaaatagtgttaaataaaacaacaaaacgacAAAATAATTTCCTATAACCCAAGGTGACTTCTGTTATATGACAAGTAGAGATAGTAAAGGCATTGGTGTTTTGCCTTTAAAAGTGACCAAAATGATTATTCAATTACAAATTCGTTgctgtattatttattgttgacttaccattttatttaatgacaATTTCAACTCTGTCAATTTCAAACTGCCACTGTCCACATtaagtgcaatttaaaaataataaccagTAAGAATATTATTAAGTTTAACTAGAAATGGACCTTAGAGATGAGGCAAAATAGATGAAAGTACTAATCAGCTAGTTGATGACAGGTCATTAATCAAAACTattcttaatgttttttattttggttcaAGTTTCTCAAATGTTATGAAATGTGCTCGTTGCTTGAGTACAGTTGATGCTTTAAATTTGAGATGTAATCTTTTTAAACGCCCCCCCCAATTTTCATACAGCTtctcttattttcagtttgcaAATCATTACGAagaaattttaatatttgtcaaaataaatatataaattatatgaaAGAAACTATAAATAACTAATATATCTGCCGAAATAAAAGAAAGTATAGAAAAGTTTGAAGAAATGCTGACAatttaataaaagtaatgaCTATACCcatttttatgtataaaattcCATAATCTTTGTGTAtctacatatacatatactgacacacacaaatacagacacacacacacatacacacagacacacacacaaccagacaCATTTTAGATGtaatagtattatttttttctgtgctgagAGCTCATATTTACAGGTTTTCCCATGCGTCCGTAAAGGCAGAGCGCGCGCCGTGATTACGATGGGGGCGTGGCCTCCGCATGCAAACGATCCACGCCCCCTGAGCGTCTTTCCCCCGTGAGCGGTGACGTCACACGAGCGGCCCGTGTTGGTTCCAgctgactgagagagagagacacacacacacatcgagagaaagagacacacacacacgcacacacacacggagagagagagagagagagaatcagaAAGAGCGACGAAaatagaggtgtgtgtgtgtgtgcgcgcgtgtgtgtgtgaaagagagagagagggaggaaaataaGAGCCATCAGTCCCATCTATCCGACTCTCATACTACtggatattattattttttgggggggatctCTTTATTTCCTTCATCGTTCTATTTTTTTTCGCTCAtattttgatcatgttttttcctattttggAGACTCTTCGACTCTAATCCGCTCTCACTGCATGGAACTACAGCCATCTGaatctgctttattttatttttgtttttcaccctCTGGACTACAAATCCTCGACCGAGCAGCCGGACCGGCGCGTGAGTTTGCGACCGCTTTTTTCAATCTCCGTAAAACGTAAAGAAAAGGGGGGACTTCACGCGATCCGATCTGCCTTTTTGTGCGCGTGCATTAGTTTTAAAAGAGGTGACAGCAGTTTGAAGGGATGAAATAGACTCGGTGATCATGGTGCCATTTTGGAGataagcccccccccccccccgcgcttttattttgacacattgttgtttttctttcttcttcttcatggGACGGCCGGAAACGCGGGACATCAGGTGGAGAGCTTGAGTCACCTGCCCGCGCGCACCTTTTGACGGCGCGCCTGTCAATTAGCGTCACTAATTGGATTATTTTGATCTTGAactctcacagtctgcaggttgctcctctccacctcctcctccccctcctcacctcccccccccaccaccaccaccaccacctcccgTGAAGTTATGTCAAG from Plectropomus leopardus isolate mb chromosome 18, YSFRI_Pleo_2.0, whole genome shotgun sequence includes:
- the znf865 gene encoding zinc finger protein 865, producing MFQFSKYPMDILEMLSGHQAHQFKGLGLERQLSHQQQVQLQHQQQLQQQHQPSADSSGSLLSGLGLGSLQSSRSNAFADSSSLFAKMSAPPPSISHQSQSSSSSHSSRKSSKMSTSSSSSSGSSTSGYPQFLRPFHPAEAALAQEQLHSGMGRFDFAGSSSGGSAGVIGGVVTPAPPPPPLHPGLSVPQPSTGPPSSSPSPSTSSSASNNPSSSTAVPLVGQSDPRSLHQQFSCMLAANQYFLSGVPTNSSLEQFLVQQGTHNHLGLGLSQGASDSNSALAPPPALHSSHSHSHTAPPPQQQQQQLTPHALSHPHSHTHHPHPLHPAPQPAPLGGFDFQGIPVLSSNQIASLMQQEAGLPLPLPLHLSLSKDDAKTGDSSSSTSSGGSRRKKAMAGYLPQRKADSSSHSHSSHSSSSVTNCHNSSSSGHSQSSSSGLVGGGSGGVGISGIGSEPPHSSLLSSSSQQRSSSSVSSSSSAPPTSNSTSVLVANGNQQLSKSQDSNSSSGQPEPEPLYHCGECGKTFTHLSSLRRHLRSHGLTPESQSRKSNCNSPSPERIFCCGECGKRFKKRGHLIQHSVTHSENRPFVCNICQKSFNRRESLTRHEKIHDEKPFRCPACGRCFRESTSLLNHAASGACGKPPRSSKNRASSSGSGASSNPSSSKMASSGDRVGIPNDGATMANDKYATDYSRNRYQNQSSYNSGVEDYRRSQSSSLYSSESALASEMTSQTLRKAPLAPTLHPHPQSQQHHHHQQPQQQPHLPLSSLLDDSEDEVTSSAMSAIAAAAAASCDINTESREGERRDIIGGLLGGLGFNMGGPSSTSSLNGSTIPLTHPSQPHSKPRRPRKPREKRDPNTIVRRRRSPAPPGDGSERPYSCQICGKRFRRAETLRRHNRVHTGEKPHACDVCGKMFREPFHLTKHLTVHSGQKNYKCNLCGKMFAYAQSLVRHGKLHRKGEIDSQGRRIKGAAAAAAAAAAAISQVTPSGNSDYFSSCSQGEKSPTSGTPSQRLYTCTVCWKSFRHYFHLTAHQQTVHGGGVGLEKSFRCEVCGKAFAYSNSLVRHKLSQHGIDRNGQRVNQSQPSGYSPLFYDAGSGSNYAGSSHMQQGAPGQQQQQQQQQQPPPPPQQQQQQQQQLQHPFHYRSKNFQKRHGQTKKQRKKKRRVVIHSIMRDGKLVGVPLSKDTRRKLMVLRKRQGKLQAQLNKKKLLAQLRMKGGIMKVKSWCGGAVRVTGLTSMDVPIRRFPCPICPSATYAKKGSLLLHHAIKHPPRNSGRYARLRCQVCGRRTSSLHKALKHRGQHLKQAAFQCHKCRHRFWNPRLLARHKFCCRAAAADRNWELLRMKSPLSDGDHSPIQPAVPVLPERSTVLTEYSQ